Proteins from a single region of Sebastes umbrosus isolate fSebUmb1 chromosome 8, fSebUmb1.pri, whole genome shotgun sequence:
- the snrnp200 gene encoding U5 small nuclear ribonucleoprotein 200 kDa helicase isoform X1: MADVTARSLQYEYKANSNLVLQADRSLIDRTRRDEPTGEVLTLVGKMDNTKMGDKAQRTKPQKLEERRDKRRKRDEDRHDTNRMKGYTLLSEGIDEMVGIVYKPKTKETRETYEVLLSFIHAALGDQPRDILCGAADEVLAVLKNDKMRDKERRREVEQLLGPADDTRYHVLVNLGKKISDYGGDKDLQNMDDNIDETYGVNVQFESDEEEGDEDQFGEVRDEHSDEDSEGEEAGVGCALSANLGATGDVMTVKKKDLHPRDIDAFWLQRQLSRFYDDAIVSQKKADEVLEILKTASDDRECENQLVLLLGFNTFDFIKILRQHRRMIQYCTMLASAQSEAEKERIIGKMESDQELSKILYQLQETEKEDIIREERSRRERVRKSRVDDLEAMDIDHGESLAPRQLLDLDDLAFTQGSHFMANKRCQLPDGSFRKQRKGYEEVHVPALKPKPFADDEVLVPIEKLPKYAQAGFEGFKTLNRIQSKLYKTTLETDENLLVCAPTGAGKTNVALMAMLREIGKHINLDGTINVDDFKIIYIAPMRSLVQEMVGSFSKRLASYGITVSELTGDHQLCKEEINATQIIVCTPEKWDIITRKGGERTYTQLVRLIIIDEIHLLHDDRGPVLESLVARTIRNVELTQEDVRLLGLSATLPNYEDVATCLRVDPAKGLFYFDNSFRPVPLEQTYVGITEKKAIKRFQIMNEIVYEKIMEHAGKNQVLVFVHSRKETGKTARAIRDMCLEKDTLGLFLREGSASTEVLRTEAEQCKNLELKDLLPYGFAIHHAGMTRVDRTLVEDLFADRHIQVLVSTATLAWGVNLPAHTVIIKGTQVYSPEKGRWTELGALDILQMLGRAGRPQYDTKGEGILITSHGELQYYLSLLNQQLPIESQMVCKLPDMLNAEIVLGNVQTVKDAVNWLGYTYLYVRMLRNPTLYGVSHDDRSADPLLERRRMDLVHTAANVLDKNSLVKYDKRTGSFQVTDLGRIASHFYITHDSIQTYNQLLKPTLSEIELFRVFSLSSEFRNITVREEEKLELQKLLERVPIPVKESIEEPSAKINVLLQAFISQLKLEGFALMADMVYVTQSAGRLMRAIFEIVLNRGWAQLTDKTMNLCKMIDKRMWQSMSPLRQFKKLPEEVIKKIEKKNFPFERLYDLNHNEIGELIRMPKMGKTIHKYVHQFPKLDLAVHLQPITRSTLKVELTITPDFQWDDKIHGSSEAFWILVEDVDSEVILHHEYFLLKAKYAQDEHLVTFFVPVFEPLPPQYFIRVVSDRWLSCETQLPVSFRHLILPEKYPPPTELLDLQPLPVTALRNSAFEALYQNKFPFFNPIQTQVFNAVYNSDDNVFVGAPTGSGKTICAEFAILRMLLHNAEGRCVYITPMEALAEQVFVDWHQKFQDILNKKVVLLTGETSTDLKLLGKGDIIVSTPDKWDILSRRWKQRKNVQNVSLFIVDEAHLIGGENGPVLEVICSRMRYISSQIERPIRIVALSSSLSNAKDVAHWLGCSTTATFNFHPNVRPVPLELHIQGFNVSHTQTRLLSMAKPVYHAIMKHSPSKPAVVFVPSRRQTRLTAIDILTFCAADVVPQRFLHCAEKDLAPFLEKINDSTLKETLANGVGYLHEGLSATERRIVEQLFNSGAVQVVVSSRSLCWGINISAHLVIVMDTQYYNGKIHAYVDYPIYDVLQMVGKANRPMLDDEGRCVIMCQGSKKDFFKKFLYEPLPVESHLDHCLHDHFNAEIVTKTVENKQDAVDYLTWTFLYRRMTQNPNYYNLQGMSHRHLSDHLSELVEHTLHDLEQSKCISIEDEMDVAPLNLGMIAAYYYINYTTIELFSMSLNAKTKIRGLIEIISNAAEYKNIPIRHHEDALLRQLAQKVPHKLNNPKFNDPHVKTNLLLQAHLSRMQLSAELQSDTEDILSKAVRLIQACVDVLSSNGWLSPALAAMELAQMVTQAMWSKDSYLKQLPFFTSEHIKRCTDKGVESIFDIMEMEDEDRTALLQLSDVQMADVARFCNRYPNIELSYEVAEKENIKSGSPVLVQVQLEREEEVTGPVIAPLFPQKREEGWWVVIGDPKSNSLISIKRLTLQQKAKVKLDFVAPAMGVHNYTLYFMSDAYMGCDQEYKFSADVKEADSEGDSDSD; the protein is encoded by the exons GAGGCGAAAAAGAGACGAGGACAGACACGACACCAACAGAATGAAGGGTTACACCCTTCTGTCTGAAGGCATTGATGAAATGGTGGGCATCGTGTACAAGCCTAAAACCAAAGAAACCAGAGAGACCTATGAAGTGTTGCTCAGCTTCATCCATGCTGCTTTGGGAGATCAG CCGCGTGATATTCTGTGTGGAGCGGCTGATGAAGTATTAGCGGTGCTGAAGAACGATAAAATGAGGGACAAGGAGAGGCGACGTGAAGTAGAGCAGCTTCTTGGGCCTGCTGATGACACCCGCTACCATGTGTTGGTTAATTTGGGCAAGAAGATCTCCGACTACGGAGGGGACAAGGACTTACAGAATATGG ATGACAACATCGATGAGACGTATGGTGTAAATGTCCAGTTTGAATCTGATGAGGAG gAGGGGGATGAAGACCAGTTTGGAGAGGTACGAGACGAACACTCGGATGAAGACAGCGAAGGAGAGGAGGCAGGTGTCGGCTGCGCTCTTTCAGCCAAC CTTGGTGCCACAGGCGACGTGATGACGGTGAAGAAAAAAGATCTACATCCTCGAGACATTGATGCCTTTTGGCTCCAGCGTCAGCTCAGCCGTTTCTATGACGATGCCATCGTCTCCCAAAAGAAAGCCGATGAAGTCTTGGAAATCCTCAAG ACGGCCAGCGATGATAGAGAATGTGAGAACCAGCTGGTGTTGCTGCTCGGCTTCAACACCTTCGATTTCATCAAAATCCTCCGTCAGCATCGCCGCATGA TTCAGTATTGTACCATGCTGGCGAGTGCTCAGAGTGAGGCAGAAAAGGAGCGGATCATAGGAAAGATGGAGTCTGATCAGGAGCTGTCGAAGatcctttaccagctgcaagaGACGGAGAAGGAGGATATTATTCGG GAGGAACGATCTCGCAGGGAGAGGGTGAGGAAGTCTCGTGTTGATGACTTGGAAGCGATGGACATCGACCATGGAGAG TCATTGGCACCTCGACAGTTGCTGGACCTTGATGACCTGGCCTTCACACAGGGGAGCCATTTCATGGCCAACAAGCGTTGCCAACTGCCAGATGGCTCATTTCGCAAACAGCGCAAAGGCTACGAAGAAGTCCACGTGCCTGCCCTCAAACCCAAGCCGTTTGCGGACGATGAG GTGCTTGTTCCCATCGAGAAGCTGCCCAAGTATGCACAGGCTGGATTTGAAGGGTTCAAAACCCTGAATCGCATCCAGAGCAAACTCTACAAGACGACCTTGGAGACGGACGAGAACCTGCTAGTGTGTGCACCTACG GGAGCCGGTAAGACTAACGTTGCTTTGATGGCAATGCTGAGAGAAATTGGAAAGCACATAAACCTGGATGGAACCATCAATGTGGATGACTTCAAAATCATCTATATTGCGCCCATGCGTTCGCTAGTACAGGAGATGGTGGGAAGTTTCAGTAAG CGCTTGGCAAGTTACGGCATTACCGTTTCCGAGCTGACAGGAGACCACCAGCTGTGTAAAGAGGAGATAAACGCCACACAAATCATTGTGTGCACCCCTGAGAAATGGGACATCATCACCCGTAAAGGCGGAGAGCGTACCTACACCCAGCTAGTGCGCCTCATTATCATT GATGAAATCCACCTGCTGCACGATGACCGCGGACCCGTGTTGGAATCTCTGGTGGCGAGGACCATCCGCAACGTGGAGCTGACCCAGGAGGATGTGCGTCTGCTGGGCCTCAGCGCCACACTGCCCAACTACGAGGATGTGGCTACCTGCCTGCGTGTAGATCCCGCCAAGGGACTCTTCTACTTCGACAACAG TTTCCGCCCGGTGCCCCTTGAGCAGACTTATGTCGGCATCACAGAGAAGAAGGCCATCAAACGTTTCCAGATCATGAATGAGATCGTCTATGAAAAGATAATGGAGCATGCTGGCAAGAACCAG GTGCTGGTATTTGTCCACTCCAGGAAGGAGACGGGAAAGACAGCTAGGGCCATAAGAGACATGTGTTTGGAGAAGGACACGCTGGGACTTTTCCTCAGAGAGGGTTCAGCATCGACTGAAGTGTTGAGAACTGAGGCTGAGCAGTGCAAG AACCTCGAACTGAAGGATTTGCTGCCTTACGGCTTCGCGATCCACCACGCTGGTATGACCAGAGTGGACCGTACGCTGGTGGAGGATCTGTTTGCCGATCGACACATCCAGGTTCTGGTGTCCACGGCTACTCTGGCTTGGGGTGTCAACCTGCCGGCACACACCGTCATCATTAAAGGCACTCAGGTGTACAGCCCGGAGAAAGGCAGATGGACTGAACTCGGAGCCCTGGACATTTTGCAG ATGCTTGGACGAGCCGGCCGTCCTCAGTACGACACCAAAGGAGAGGGAATCCTGATCACGTCCCACGGAGAGCTGCAGTACTATCTGTCCCTGCTCAACCAGCAGCTACCCATAGAGAGTCAGATGGTGTGCAAGCTGCCGGACATGCTCAATGCTGAGATAGTGCTGGGCAATGTGCAGACCGTAAAG GACGCTGTGAACTGGCTCGGCTACACCTACCTGTATGTGCGCATGCTCCGCAACCCCACCCTGTACGGCGTCTCCCACGACGACCGGAGTGCAGACCCCCTGCTGGAGAGACGCAGGATGGACCTGGTGCACACAGCAGCCAACGTCCTGGACAAGAACAGCCTCGTCAAATACGACAAGAGGACTGGCAGCTTCCAG GTTACAGACCTGGGACGCATCGCCAGTCACTTCTACATCACCCATGACTCCATTCAAACTTACAACCAGCTGCTGAAGCCCACTCTCAGTGAGATTGAGCTCTTCAGAGTCTTCTCACTTTCCTCAGAGTTCAGGAACATCACAGTGAGAGAG GAGGAGAAGCTGGAACTTCAGAAGCTGCTGGAAAGAGTTCCCATACCTGTGAAGGAAAGCATTGAGGAGCCCAGTGCTAAG ATCAACGTGCTGCTCCAGGCGTTCATCTCTCAACTCAAACTGGAAGGCTTTGCTCTCATGGCCGACATGGTGTACGTTACACAG AGTGCTGGAAGGTTAATGCGTGCCATATTTGAGATCGTTCTCAACAGAGGCTGGGCTCAACTGACAGACAAGACCATGAATCTTTGCAAGATGATTGACAAGAGAAT GTGGCAGTCGATGTCTCCTCTGCGACAGTTCAAGAAGTTGCCAGAGGAAGTGATCAAGAAGATCGAGAAGAAGAACTTCCCCTTTGAGCGTCTCTACGACCTCAACCACAATGAGATTG gCGAGCTGATCCGAATGCCCAAAATGGGGAAGACCATCCACAAATACGTCCACCAGTTCCCCAAACTGGACCTGGCTGTCCACCTGCAGCCCATCACCCGCTCTACTCTGAAAGTGGAGCTCACCATCACGCCTGACTTCCAGTGGGACGACAAG ATTCATGGATCGTCTGAAGCTTTCTGGATCCTGGTTGAGGATGTGGACAGTGAGGTCATCCTCCACCACGAGTACTTCCTGCTCAAAGCCAAGTACGCCCAGGACGAACACCTCGTGACTTTCTTTGTCCCAGTGTTCGAGCCTCTGCCGCCGCAGTACTTCATCCGCGTGGTCTCAGACCGATGGCTCT CCTGTGAGACTCAGCTCCCGGTATCCTTCCGTCACTTGATCCTACCAGAGAAGTACCCCCCGCCTACTGAGCTGCTGGACCTGCAGCCGCTGCCCGTCACTGCTCTCAGGAACTCCGCCTTCGAGGCTCTCTACCAGAACAAGTTCCCCTTCTTCAACCCTATTCAGACACAAG TGTTCAACGCCGTGTACAACAGTGACGATAACGTGTTCGTGGGAGCTCCCACCGGCAGTGGAAAGACCATCTGTGCAGAGTTTGCTATTCTGAGGATGCTGCTGCACAACGCAGAAGGTCGCTGTGTCTACATCACCCCAATGGAAGCACTGGCCGAACAG GTGTTTGTCGACTGGCACCAGAAGTTCCAGGATATCCTGAACAAAAAGGTGGTGCTGCTGACGGGAGAAACTAGCACGGATCTGAAGCTCTTGGGAAAGGGGGACATTATTGTCAGCACCCCCGACAAATGGGACATCCTGTCTCGCCGCTGGAAACAGAGGAAGAACGTCCAGAACGTCAGCCTCTTCATCGTGGACGAGGCCCACCTCATCGGAGGAGAAAATGGA CCTGTGCTAGAGGTCATCTGCTCCAGGATGAGGTACATCTCCTCTCAGATCGAGCGCCCCATCCGCATCGTGGCCCTCAGCTCGTCTTTGTCCAACGCCAAAGACGTGGCCCACTGGCTGGGCTGCAGCACCACAGCCACGTTCAACTTCCACCCCAACGTCAGACCCGTGCCTCTGGAGCTGCACATCCAG GGCTTCAACGTGAGTCACACTCAGACTCGCCTGCTGTCCATGGCTAAGCCGGTGTACCACGCCATCATGAAGCACTCTCCCTCCAAGCCGGCCGTGGTGTTCGTCCCGTCCCGCAGACAGACTCGCCTCACGGCCATCGACATCCTCACCTTCTGTGCTGCTGACGTGGTTCCTCAGAG gTTCTTGCATTGCGCTGAGAAAGACCTCGCTCCATTCCttgagaaaataaatgactcaactCTGAAAGAGACTCTGGCCAACGGCGTGGGCTACCTGCACGAGGGCCTGTCTGCAACCGAACGCAGAATAGTGGAGCAGCTCTTCAACTCGG GCGCAGTTCAGGTGGTGGTGTCCTCTCGTTCACTCTGCTGGGGCATCAACATCTCCGCACACCTCGTCATCGTCATGGACACCCAGTACTACAATGGCAAAATCCATGC atATGTGGACTATCCCATATATGACGTCCTCCAGATGGTGGGCAAGGCGAACAGACCCATGCTAGATGATGAGGGACGCTGTGTTATCATGTGTCAGGGCTCCAAGAAG GACTTCTTCAAGAAGTTCCTGTACGAGCCGCTGCCGGTGGAGTCTCACTTGGACCACTGCCTCCATGACCACTTCAATGCCGAGATCGTCACCAAGACTGTGGAGAACAAGCAGGACGCCGTGGACTACCTGACATGGACGTTCCTCTACCGCCGTATGACCCAGAACCCCAACTACTACAACCTGCAAG GCATGTCCCATCGTCACCTGTCGGACCACCTGTCTGAGCTGGTGGAACACACGCTACATGACCTGGAGCAGTCCAAGTGCATCAGCATAGAGGACGAGATGGATGTAGCGCCACTCAATCTGGGCATGATCGCTGCCTATTACTACATCAACTACACCACCATCG AGTTGTTCAGCATGTCCCTGAACGCCAAGACAAAGATCCGTGGATTGATCGAGATCATCTCCAATGCTGCCGAGTACAAGAACATTCCCATTAGACATCACGAGGATGCACTTCTCCGACAG tTGGCACAGAAAGTGCCCCACAAACTGAACAACCCGAAGTTCAACGATCCCCACGTTAAGACCAACCTGCTGCTGCAAGCCCACCTCTCCAGGATGCAGCTGAGTGCTGAGCTGCAGTCGGACACAGAGGACATCCTGAGCAAG GCGGTTCGTCTGATCCAGGCCTGCGTTGACGTGCTGTCCAGTAACGGCTGGCTGAGTCCCGCACTGGCAGCTATGGAGCTGGCTCAGATGGTCACCCAGGCCATGTGGTCCAAGGACTCATACCTCAAACAGCTGCCCTTCTTCACCTCAGAGCACATCAAGCGCTGCACAGATAAG GGTGTGGAGAGCATCTTTGACATCATGGAGATGGAGGATGAAGACAGAACTGCTTTGCTGCAGCTCTCAGACGTCCAGATGGCCGACGTGGCTCGCTTCTGTAACCGCTACCCCAACATCGAGCTGTCGTACGAAGTAGCAGAAAAGGAAAACATCAAGAG TGGCAGTCCAGTTCTGGTCCAGGttcagctggagagagaggaggaagtgacCGGGCCGGTCATTGCACCTCTTTTCCCACAG AAACGTGAGGAGGGCTGGTGGGTGGTGATCGGAGACCCCAAGTCTAACAGCCTCATCTCTATCAAGAGGCTGACTCTCCAGCAGAAAGCAAAG GTCAAGCTGGACTTTGTCGCACCAGCGATGGGCGTTCACAACTACACCCTGTACTTCATGAGTGACGCATACATGGGCTGTGACCAGGAGTACAAGTTCAGCGCGGACGTGAAGGAGGCCGACAGCGAGGGAGACAGCGACTCGGACTGA